One genomic segment of Hemibagrus wyckioides isolate EC202008001 linkage group LG08, SWU_Hwy_1.0, whole genome shotgun sequence includes these proteins:
- the LOC131357377 gene encoding uncharacterized protein LOC131357377 isoform X4: MHIQRSPPQLFLRLAPHYQTKFKRVNGACKRSLFYLSTQSSTCGCAEIVAHPIHLDHSFKNTSVLCTTEDVKTYGFEKILRPLLHDLQILEQSEEIVTMGTPAKLLVIFGENNCERLNLPNGIPESLNDLKREIQTQLRVFEDFRLKYKDSDFNDFVNLSSTSDIHDRFTLKVIFLPSSISSSSSVSDLNETSSVSSFDTEIMSSSQSSANSTSESASSVRSQTWPEHFPIPQFNFDAEMQLQKDQLAYKTDGTVLSPNTKLKSDILDGLASEIIKFKAYPSSADLDEVAAALVQKHPCLKEKGSVSGYYGWKISLKYKMANYRTKLRNIGCSELSLTK; the protein is encoded by the exons ATGCACATTCAACGATCACCCCCTCAGCTTTTTTTGAGATTAGCGCCACATTACCAAACGAAATTCAAACGTGTAAACGGAGCCTGCAAGCGAAGTTTATTCTATTTGTCGACACAG aGTTCTACATGTGGCTGTGCAGAGATTGTGGCTCATCCTATACATCTAGATCACAGCTTCAAAAACACTTCAG TTTTGTGCACAACGGAAGACGTGAAGACATACGGGTTTGAGAAAATCTTGCGACCTCTTTTGCATGATTTACAAATTTTGGAACAGTCAG aagAGATTGTCACGATGGGTACCCCAGCTAAACTTCTAGTAATCTTTGGAGAAAATAATTGTGAAAGGTTAAATCTCCCAAACGGTATACCAGAGTCGTTGAATGACCTTAAAAGAGAAATCCAAACACAACTGCGAGTCTTTGAAGACTTTCGACTTAAGTACAAAGATTCTGATTTTAATGATTTTGTCAACCTCAGTTCAACTTCAGACATACATGACCGATTTACACTCAAGGTCATATTTTTGCCTTCAAGtatttcttcatcatcatctgtgtCAGACTTAAATGAGACCTCATCAGTGTCATCCTTTGACACAGAGATAATGTCATCCTCACAGTCTTCTGCAAACTCGACTTCAGAATCTGCATCCTCCGTTAGAAGTCAGACATGGCCTGAACATTTTCCAATTCCTCAGTTTAATTTCGACGCAGAGATGCAATTGCAAAAAGATCAACTTGCATATAAAACTGATGGCACTGTCTTGAGCCCCAATACCAAGCTAAAATCTGACATTTTGGATGGTTTGGCCTCAGAAATAATAAAGTTCAAGGCATACCCTTCAAGTGCAGATCTTGATGAAGTTGCTGCAGCTTTGGTACAGAAACACCCATGCCTCAAAGAAAAAGGCTCTGTGAGCGGCTACTATGGCTGGAAAATTAGCTTGAAATATAAGATGGCAAACTACAGAACAAAACTGAGAAACATAGGATGTTCTGAGCTCAGCCTAACCAAATAA
- the LOC131357377 gene encoding uncharacterized protein LOC131357377 isoform X1, with amino-acid sequence MLLKLENHYHVPGSAVNELLQDLHYLLSDASCPLSHRTIDTLQKHKIDDASVVKDLVTSLSATNPLLAAIKHGGLLASAFKRKQYYRENFKVVDPVEYVLETKGNKTFQYVPILQSIQNLLCQNDLLDKMVESHSSQQLGDVHQHRSVQDGLYFKPNDLFSDDLRISLCLYVDDFEICNPLGTSRKKHKLCAIYWVLGNVPSMFQSTLSSIYLAVLCTTEDVKTYGFEKILRPLLHDLQILEQSEEIVTMGTPAKLLVIFGENNCERLNLPNGIPESLNDLKREIQTQLRVFEDFRLKYKDSDFNDFVNLSSTSDIHDRFTLKVIFLPSSISSSSSVSDLNETSSVSSFDTEIMSSSQSSANSTSESASSVRSQTWPEHFPIPQFNFDAEMQLQKDQLAYKTDGTVLSPNTKLKSDILDGLASEIIKFKAYPSSADLDEVAAALVQKHPCLKEKGSVSGYYGWKISLKYKMANYRTKLRNIGCSELSLTK; translated from the exons ATGCTGTTAAAGCTGGAAAACCACTACCATGTTCCAGGCTCAGCAGTCAATGAGTTGTTGCAGgacttacattatttactgaGTGATGCATCTTGCCCTTTGTCTCACAGAACTATAGACACTTTACAAAAGCACAAGATTGATGATGCATCTGTAGTCAAAGACCTTGTTACATCTTTAAGTGCAACAAACCCTTTACTTGCTGCAATAAAACATGGTGGCCTGCTAGCCTCTGCATTTAAGCGTAAACAATATTACAGGGAAAATTTTAAAGTTGTGGACCCTGTAGAATATGTTCTTGAGACCAAGGGTAACAAGACATTTCAGTATGTTCCAATACTTCAGTCTATACAGAATCTACTTTGTCAGAATGACCTACTCGACAAAATGGTTGAAAGTCACAGTTCTCAGCAGTTAGGAGATGTCCATCAGCATAGGTCAGTTCAGGATGGTCTGTATTTTAAACCAAATGATTTGTtctctgatgatttaaggatATCTTTGTGCTTATATGTTGATGACTTTGAAATTTGCAACCCTCTCGGAACATCACGAAAGAAACACAAGCTATGTGCAATCTATTGGGTTTTGGGTAATGTACCATCAATGTTTCAGTCAACTTTGTCTTCGATTTATCTTGCAGTTTTGTGCACAACGGAAGACGTGAAGACATACGGGTTTGAGAAAATCTTGCGACCTCTTTTGCATGATTTACAAATTTTGGAACAGTCAG aagAGATTGTCACGATGGGTACCCCAGCTAAACTTCTAGTAATCTTTGGAGAAAATAATTGTGAAAGGTTAAATCTCCCAAACGGTATACCAGAGTCGTTGAATGACCTTAAAAGAGAAATCCAAACACAACTGCGAGTCTTTGAAGACTTTCGACTTAAGTACAAAGATTCTGATTTTAATGATTTTGTCAACCTCAGTTCAACTTCAGACATACATGACCGATTTACACTCAAGGTCATATTTTTGCCTTCAAGtatttcttcatcatcatctgtgtCAGACTTAAATGAGACCTCATCAGTGTCATCCTTTGACACAGAGATAATGTCATCCTCACAGTCTTCTGCAAACTCGACTTCAGAATCTGCATCCTCCGTTAGAAGTCAGACATGGCCTGAACATTTTCCAATTCCTCAGTTTAATTTCGACGCAGAGATGCAATTGCAAAAAGATCAACTTGCATATAAAACTGATGGCACTGTCTTGAGCCCCAATACCAAGCTAAAATCTGACATTTTGGATGGTTTGGCCTCAGAAATAATAAAGTTCAAGGCATACCCTTCAAGTGCAGATCTTGATGAAGTTGCTGCAGCTTTGGTACAGAAACACCCATGCCTCAAAGAAAAAGGCTCTGTGAGCGGCTACTATGGCTGGAAAATTAGCTTGAAATATAAGATGGCAAACTACAGAACAAAACTGAGAAACATAGGATGTTCTGAGCTCAGCCTAACCAAATAA
- the LOC131357377 gene encoding uncharacterized protein LOC131357377 isoform X7: MHIQRSPPQLFLRLAPHYQTKFKRVNGACKRSLFYLSTQSSTCGCAEIVAHPIHLDHSFKNTSGETKDTLEEQRITLLSEVTKRNNEQAIKVLMDRTFAHRRHEVVEDMPFIVEFKNRWPALFTEREVSAEFRRITTIPLVSKFLGQLDYFSNQLFRIFKKKGGAEAQKITNILSVMDQNITIEKKRECILKALAVYLNEDPSNLLKEYVDAEQNEALTSMHNTTLGIYVIAHEGADATDSYEDVGIIIEGVQVLEKLNVANACAVMLGLI; the protein is encoded by the exons ATGCACATTCAACGATCACCCCCTCAGCTTTTTTTGAGATTAGCGCCACATTACCAAACGAAATTCAAACGTGTAAACGGAGCCTGCAAGCGAAGTTTATTCTATTTGTCGACACAG aGTTCTACATGTGGCTGTGCAGAGATTGTGGCTCATCCTATACATCTAGATCACAGCTTCAAAAACACTTCAG GTGAAACAAAAGACACCCTTGAAGAGCAGAGGATTACCCTACTGTCTGAGGTGACTAAACGAAACAATGAACAGGCTATCAAGGTGCTGATGGACAGAACATTTGCACACCGAAGGCATGAGGTGGTAGAAGATATGCCTTTCATTGTTGAGTTTAAGAACAGATGGCCTGCACTCTTTACTGAACGAGAG GTATCTGCAGAATTCAGAAGAATTACAACAATCCCTTTGGTGTCCAAATTTTTGGGTCAGCTGGATTATTTCTCAAACCAACTCTTCAGAATTTTCAAAAAGAAAGGAGGAGCTGAGGCACAGAAGATCACAAACATCCTTTCAGTCATGGATCAA AATATCACCATTGAGAAAAAACGTGAATGCATCTTGAAAGCTCTTGCTGTGTACCTCAATGAAGACCCATCAAACCTTCTAAAGGAGTATGTG GATGCTGAACAAAATGAAGCTCTAACCTCAATGCATAACACCACCCTGGGAATCTACGTTATAGCACACGAAGGAGCGGATGCTACAGATTCGTATGAAGATGTAGGGATCATCATTGAAGGTGTCCAAGTGCTAGAAAAACTTAATGTGGCAAATGCATGTGCTGTAATGCTTGGTCTAATTTAG
- the LOC131357377 gene encoding uncharacterized protein LOC131357377 isoform X2 translates to MLLKLENHYHVPGSAVNELLQDLHYLLSDASCPLSHRTIDTLQKHKIDDASVVKDLVTSLSATNPLLAAIKHGGLLASAFKRKQYYRENFKVVDPVEYVLETKGNKTFQYVPILQSIQNLLCQNDLLDKMVESHSSQQLGDVHQHRSVQDGLYFKPNDLFSDDLRISLCLYVDDFEICNPLGTSRKKHKLCAIYWVLGNVPSMFQSTLSSIYLAVLCTTEDVKTYGFEKILRPLLHDLQILEQSGETKDTLEEQRITLLSEVTKRNNEQAIKVLMDRTFAHRRHEVVEDMPFIVEFKNRWPALFTEREVSAEFRRITTIPLVSKFLGQLDYFSNQLFRIFKKKGGAEAQKITNILSVMDQNITIEKKRECILKALAVYLNEDPSNLLKEYVDAEQNEALTSMHNTTLGIYVIAHEGADATDSYEDVGIIIEGVQVLEKLNVANACAVMLGLI, encoded by the exons ATGCTGTTAAAGCTGGAAAACCACTACCATGTTCCAGGCTCAGCAGTCAATGAGTTGTTGCAGgacttacattatttactgaGTGATGCATCTTGCCCTTTGTCTCACAGAACTATAGACACTTTACAAAAGCACAAGATTGATGATGCATCTGTAGTCAAAGACCTTGTTACATCTTTAAGTGCAACAAACCCTTTACTTGCTGCAATAAAACATGGTGGCCTGCTAGCCTCTGCATTTAAGCGTAAACAATATTACAGGGAAAATTTTAAAGTTGTGGACCCTGTAGAATATGTTCTTGAGACCAAGGGTAACAAGACATTTCAGTATGTTCCAATACTTCAGTCTATACAGAATCTACTTTGTCAGAATGACCTACTCGACAAAATGGTTGAAAGTCACAGTTCTCAGCAGTTAGGAGATGTCCATCAGCATAGGTCAGTTCAGGATGGTCTGTATTTTAAACCAAATGATTTGTtctctgatgatttaaggatATCTTTGTGCTTATATGTTGATGACTTTGAAATTTGCAACCCTCTCGGAACATCACGAAAGAAACACAAGCTATGTGCAATCTATTGGGTTTTGGGTAATGTACCATCAATGTTTCAGTCAACTTTGTCTTCGATTTATCTTGCAGTTTTGTGCACAACGGAAGACGTGAAGACATACGGGTTTGAGAAAATCTTGCGACCTCTTTTGCATGATTTACAAATTTTGGAACAGTCAG GTGAAACAAAAGACACCCTTGAAGAGCAGAGGATTACCCTACTGTCTGAGGTGACTAAACGAAACAATGAACAGGCTATCAAGGTGCTGATGGACAGAACATTTGCACACCGAAGGCATGAGGTGGTAGAAGATATGCCTTTCATTGTTGAGTTTAAGAACAGATGGCCTGCACTCTTTACTGAACGAGAG GTATCTGCAGAATTCAGAAGAATTACAACAATCCCTTTGGTGTCCAAATTTTTGGGTCAGCTGGATTATTTCTCAAACCAACTCTTCAGAATTTTCAAAAAGAAAGGAGGAGCTGAGGCACAGAAGATCACAAACATCCTTTCAGTCATGGATCAA AATATCACCATTGAGAAAAAACGTGAATGCATCTTGAAAGCTCTTGCTGTGTACCTCAATGAAGACCCATCAAACCTTCTAAAGGAGTATGTG GATGCTGAACAAAATGAAGCTCTAACCTCAATGCATAACACCACCCTGGGAATCTACGTTATAGCACACGAAGGAGCGGATGCTACAGATTCGTATGAAGATGTAGGGATCATCATTGAAGGTGTCCAAGTGCTAGAAAAACTTAATGTGGCAAATGCATGTGCTGTAATGCTTGGTCTAATTTAG
- the LOC131357377 gene encoding uncharacterized protein LOC131357377 isoform X5, translated as MHIQRSPPQLFLRLAPHYQTKFKRVNGACKRSLFYLSTQSSTCGCAEIVAHPIHLDHSFKNTSEEIVTMGTPAKLLVIFGENNCERLNLPNGIPESLNDLKREIQTQLRVFEDFRLKYKDSDFNDFVNLSSTSDIHDRFTLKVIFLPSSISSSSSVSDLNETSSVSSFDTEIMSSSQSSANSTSESASSVRSQTWPEHFPIPQFNFDAEMQLQKDQLAYKTDGTVLSPNTKLKSDILDGLASEIIKFKAYPSSADLDEVAAALVQKHPCLKEKGSVSGYYGWKISLKYKMANYRTKLRNIGCSELSLTK; from the exons ATGCACATTCAACGATCACCCCCTCAGCTTTTTTTGAGATTAGCGCCACATTACCAAACGAAATTCAAACGTGTAAACGGAGCCTGCAAGCGAAGTTTATTCTATTTGTCGACACAG aGTTCTACATGTGGCTGTGCAGAGATTGTGGCTCATCCTATACATCTAGATCACAGCTTCAAAAACACTTCAG aagAGATTGTCACGATGGGTACCCCAGCTAAACTTCTAGTAATCTTTGGAGAAAATAATTGTGAAAGGTTAAATCTCCCAAACGGTATACCAGAGTCGTTGAATGACCTTAAAAGAGAAATCCAAACACAACTGCGAGTCTTTGAAGACTTTCGACTTAAGTACAAAGATTCTGATTTTAATGATTTTGTCAACCTCAGTTCAACTTCAGACATACATGACCGATTTACACTCAAGGTCATATTTTTGCCTTCAAGtatttcttcatcatcatctgtgtCAGACTTAAATGAGACCTCATCAGTGTCATCCTTTGACACAGAGATAATGTCATCCTCACAGTCTTCTGCAAACTCGACTTCAGAATCTGCATCCTCCGTTAGAAGTCAGACATGGCCTGAACATTTTCCAATTCCTCAGTTTAATTTCGACGCAGAGATGCAATTGCAAAAAGATCAACTTGCATATAAAACTGATGGCACTGTCTTGAGCCCCAATACCAAGCTAAAATCTGACATTTTGGATGGTTTGGCCTCAGAAATAATAAAGTTCAAGGCATACCCTTCAAGTGCAGATCTTGATGAAGTTGCTGCAGCTTTGGTACAGAAACACCCATGCCTCAAAGAAAAAGGCTCTGTGAGCGGCTACTATGGCTGGAAAATTAGCTTGAAATATAAGATGGCAAACTACAGAACAAAACTGAGAAACATAGGATGTTCTGAGCTCAGCCTAACCAAATAA
- the LOC131357377 gene encoding uncharacterized protein LOC131357377 isoform X3, which produces MLLKLENHYHVPGSAVNELLQDLHYLLSDASCPLSHRTIDTLQKHKIDDASVVKDLVTSLSATNPLLAAIKHGGLLASAFKRKQYYRENFKVVDPVEYVLETKGNKTFQYVPILQSIQNLLCQNDLLDKMVESHSSQQLGDVHQHRSVQDGLYFKPNDLFSDDLRISLCLYVDDFEICNPLGTSRKKHKLCAIYWVLGNVPSMFQSTLSSIYLAVLCTTEDVKTYGFEKILRPLLHDLQILEQSGETKDTLEEQRITLLSEVTKRNNEQAIKVLMDRTFAHRRHEVVEDMPFIVEFKNRWPALFTEREVSAEFRRITTIPLVSKFLGQLDYFSNQLFRIFKKKGGAEAQKITNILSVMDQYFISHFAEYHH; this is translated from the exons ATGCTGTTAAAGCTGGAAAACCACTACCATGTTCCAGGCTCAGCAGTCAATGAGTTGTTGCAGgacttacattatttactgaGTGATGCATCTTGCCCTTTGTCTCACAGAACTATAGACACTTTACAAAAGCACAAGATTGATGATGCATCTGTAGTCAAAGACCTTGTTACATCTTTAAGTGCAACAAACCCTTTACTTGCTGCAATAAAACATGGTGGCCTGCTAGCCTCTGCATTTAAGCGTAAACAATATTACAGGGAAAATTTTAAAGTTGTGGACCCTGTAGAATATGTTCTTGAGACCAAGGGTAACAAGACATTTCAGTATGTTCCAATACTTCAGTCTATACAGAATCTACTTTGTCAGAATGACCTACTCGACAAAATGGTTGAAAGTCACAGTTCTCAGCAGTTAGGAGATGTCCATCAGCATAGGTCAGTTCAGGATGGTCTGTATTTTAAACCAAATGATTTGTtctctgatgatttaaggatATCTTTGTGCTTATATGTTGATGACTTTGAAATTTGCAACCCTCTCGGAACATCACGAAAGAAACACAAGCTATGTGCAATCTATTGGGTTTTGGGTAATGTACCATCAATGTTTCAGTCAACTTTGTCTTCGATTTATCTTGCAGTTTTGTGCACAACGGAAGACGTGAAGACATACGGGTTTGAGAAAATCTTGCGACCTCTTTTGCATGATTTACAAATTTTGGAACAGTCAG GTGAAACAAAAGACACCCTTGAAGAGCAGAGGATTACCCTACTGTCTGAGGTGACTAAACGAAACAATGAACAGGCTATCAAGGTGCTGATGGACAGAACATTTGCACACCGAAGGCATGAGGTGGTAGAAGATATGCCTTTCATTGTTGAGTTTAAGAACAGATGGCCTGCACTCTTTACTGAACGAGAG GTATCTGCAGAATTCAGAAGAATTACAACAATCCCTTTGGTGTCCAAATTTTTGGGTCAGCTGGATTATTTCTCAAACCAACTCTTCAGAATTTTCAAAAAGAAAGGAGGAGCTGAGGCACAGAAGATCACAAACATCCTTTCAGTCATGGATCAA tattttatttcacattttgcaGAATATCACCATTGA
- the LOC131357377 gene encoding uncharacterized protein LOC131357377 isoform X6: MHIQRSPPQLFLRLAPHYQTKFKRVNGACKRSLFYLSTQSSTCGCAEIVAHPIHLDHSFKNTSVLCTTEDVKTYGFEKILRPLLHDLQILEQSGETKDTLEEQRITLLSEVTKRNNEQAIKVLMDRTFAHRRHEVVEDMPFIVEFKNRWPALFTEREVSAEFRRITTIPLVSKFLGQLDYFSNQLFRIFKKKGGAEAQKITNILSVMDQNITIEKKRECILKALAVYLNEDPSNLLKEYVDAEQNEALTSMHNTTLGIYVIAHEGADATDSYEDVGIIIEGVQVLEKLNVANACAVMLGLI; encoded by the exons ATGCACATTCAACGATCACCCCCTCAGCTTTTTTTGAGATTAGCGCCACATTACCAAACGAAATTCAAACGTGTAAACGGAGCCTGCAAGCGAAGTTTATTCTATTTGTCGACACAG aGTTCTACATGTGGCTGTGCAGAGATTGTGGCTCATCCTATACATCTAGATCACAGCTTCAAAAACACTTCAG TTTTGTGCACAACGGAAGACGTGAAGACATACGGGTTTGAGAAAATCTTGCGACCTCTTTTGCATGATTTACAAATTTTGGAACAGTCAG GTGAAACAAAAGACACCCTTGAAGAGCAGAGGATTACCCTACTGTCTGAGGTGACTAAACGAAACAATGAACAGGCTATCAAGGTGCTGATGGACAGAACATTTGCACACCGAAGGCATGAGGTGGTAGAAGATATGCCTTTCATTGTTGAGTTTAAGAACAGATGGCCTGCACTCTTTACTGAACGAGAG GTATCTGCAGAATTCAGAAGAATTACAACAATCCCTTTGGTGTCCAAATTTTTGGGTCAGCTGGATTATTTCTCAAACCAACTCTTCAGAATTTTCAAAAAGAAAGGAGGAGCTGAGGCACAGAAGATCACAAACATCCTTTCAGTCATGGATCAA AATATCACCATTGAGAAAAAACGTGAATGCATCTTGAAAGCTCTTGCTGTGTACCTCAATGAAGACCCATCAAACCTTCTAAAGGAGTATGTG GATGCTGAACAAAATGAAGCTCTAACCTCAATGCATAACACCACCCTGGGAATCTACGTTATAGCACACGAAGGAGCGGATGCTACAGATTCGTATGAAGATGTAGGGATCATCATTGAAGGTGTCCAAGTGCTAGAAAAACTTAATGTGGCAAATGCATGTGCTGTAATGCTTGGTCTAATTTAG